A single Nostoc sp. PCC 7107 DNA region contains:
- a CDS encoding FAD-dependent oxidoreductase — translation MSANQLASEPSFTTDSNLDLEADVLVIGGGPAGAWAAYNAAASGARVILVDKGYCGSSGATASGGTSVWYVGNPEQRETAMASREALGGFLSERDWMERVLDLTHANLHQLGNWGYPFPSDQQGQPYYRSLQQGAEYMRLMRKQIKKAGVQILDHSPALELLVDQTGAVAGAKGIRRQAGGRWTVRAGAVVIATGGCAFLSKALGCNVLTGDGYLMAAEAGAEISSESSHTFNPQEVIQATQAEVLPYNRNLFRTEQGLSDSLERLHSLWREIRHSAAPTDSQTLAAREAAAMVATARWMYTSAQARTETRGMHKHQDYPQQDANQQYRLISGGLDKVWAKPEQEIVNKELVAL, via the coding sequence GTGAGCGCAAATCAATTAGCGTCTGAGCCATCATTTACGACTGACTCCAATCTAGATTTAGAGGCTGATGTTTTAGTAATTGGCGGCGGCCCGGCTGGTGCTTGGGCAGCTTATAATGCTGCGGCTAGTGGAGCCAGGGTGATTTTAGTAGACAAAGGCTATTGTGGCTCTAGTGGTGCAACTGCATCTGGTGGAACCAGTGTGTGGTATGTAGGAAACCCTGAACAACGCGAAACCGCTATGGCGAGTCGGGAAGCTTTGGGAGGGTTTTTATCAGAACGAGATTGGATGGAGCGAGTATTAGACCTAACTCATGCAAATCTCCATCAGTTAGGTAATTGGGGTTATCCTTTTCCGTCCGACCAACAAGGACAACCTTACTATCGTTCCCTCCAGCAAGGTGCAGAGTATATGCGTCTGATGCGTAAGCAAATTAAGAAAGCTGGAGTACAGATTCTTGACCATAGCCCCGCTTTAGAATTGTTAGTAGACCAAACAGGCGCAGTAGCCGGAGCTAAAGGAATTCGTCGTCAAGCCGGTGGACGCTGGACAGTCAGAGCAGGAGCAGTAGTGATTGCTACTGGCGGTTGTGCTTTCTTGAGTAAAGCCCTCGGTTGCAATGTCCTGACTGGCGATGGTTATTTAATGGCGGCTGAAGCTGGGGCGGAAATTAGCTCTGAGAGTAGTCATACTTTTAATCCGCAAGAAGTTATTCAAGCTACCCAAGCAGAAGTTTTACCATATAATCGCAACCTCTTCCGTACTGAACAAGGCTTAAGCGATTCCTTAGAAAGATTGCATAGTTTATGGCGAGAAATTCGTCATAGTGCTGCTCCAACAGACAGTCAAACATTAGCCGCCAGAGAAGCTGCGGCGATGGTTGCCACTGCCAGATGGATGTATACTTCAGCACAAGCTCGGACAGAAACTCGTGGAATGCACAAACATCAGGATTATCCCCAACAAGATGCTAATCAGCAATATCGGTTAATTAGTGGCGGATTAGATAAGGTCTGGGCAAAACCTGAACAAGAAATCGTCAATAAGGAGTTAGTTGCACTGTGA
- a CDS encoding vanadium-dependent haloperoxidase, which yields MTDGPYISQFLLREIPYNTQVISPLIRTALAGRENDFLTNYNEWLTVQNGGNSGKSIKYDPTRRFVFTVRDLGELAHIGGALFFGALLILSSSNAPLNPGNPYINSKTQQGSAATFAPAHFQALLNLAPSRAIRASYWQKYYVHRRLRPEAYGGLIYNNIVNRTNYPINSEVLKSTALARTFSTFGTYLLSHAYPEGAPFHPSYTGGAASIAGVQATLLKAFFDENFILPNPVEPDPSDPTKLIPYSGTPLTVGGELNKLATNYYIGRGHGGIHWRSDGAAGLALGEEIAISILRDERLGYNEKFNGFTFTKFDGTKVTV from the coding sequence GTGACAGATGGCCCTTATATTTCCCAATTTCTGTTGCGGGAAATTCCTTACAACACTCAGGTTATTTCACCGTTGATTCGTACTGCCCTTGCTGGTAGGGAAAATGACTTCCTAACTAATTATAATGAATGGCTAACTGTTCAAAATGGAGGTAATTCTGGCAAGTCCATTAAGTACGATCCGACACGTCGTTTTGTATTTACTGTCCGTGATCTAGGTGAATTAGCACATATCGGTGGGGCTTTGTTCTTCGGAGCTTTGTTAATTTTGAGCAGTAGTAACGCGCCTTTGAATCCCGGTAATCCCTATATCAACTCCAAAACTCAACAAGGTTCTGCGGCTACATTTGCACCAGCGCATTTTCAAGCCTTACTCAACTTGGCTCCCTCGCGGGCAATCAGGGCTTCATATTGGCAAAAGTATTATGTCCATCGACGTTTAAGACCAGAAGCTTATGGTGGACTGATTTACAACAACATTGTCAATAGAACTAACTACCCAATTAATTCTGAGGTCTTAAAGTCCACAGCTTTAGCTCGAACTTTTAGCACATTTGGCACTTATCTATTATCCCATGCTTACCCAGAAGGCGCACCATTCCATCCTTCCTATACTGGTGGTGCTGCCTCCATTGCTGGTGTGCAAGCTACATTGTTGAAAGCTTTTTTTGACGAGAACTTTATCCTTCCCAACCCTGTAGAACCAGATCCCAGCGACCCAACCAAACTAATTCCCTATAGTGGGACACCTTTGACAGTCGGTGGAGAGTTGAATAAATTAGCTACAAACTATTACATTGGTCGTGGTCACGGTGGTATCCATTGGCGTTCAGATGGTGCAGCTGGCTTGGCTTTGGGTGAAGAAATTGCAATCAGTATACTCAGAGATGAAAGACTAGGATACAACGAGAAATTTAACGGTTTTACTTTCACCAAATTTGACGGTACAAAAGTTACTGTCTAA
- a CDS encoding class I SAM-dependent methyltransferase family protein produces MPKDWYEWHDLYKTEPRLQQRLEIVREFIGYSLNASPDGAIRIVSVCAGDGRDLLGTLENHPRRNDVHARLVELNPQLVERGRATIESLGLAKQIEFINGDAAIANNYVGAVPADIVIACGVFGNLTEAELNRLLDNLSFLSKPGAFVIWTRGHSNGIPYSENVRKVLSTSGSAEVNFKITATGDMGVGLHRYFGESLPQPKEQQLFVFSGVPSKAR; encoded by the coding sequence ATGCCAAAAGATTGGTATGAATGGCACGACCTCTACAAGACTGAGCCTAGATTGCAGCAGCGTCTAGAAATCGTGCGAGAATTTATTGGATATAGCTTGAATGCGTCTCCAGATGGAGCTATTCGGATAGTCAGTGTTTGCGCGGGTGATGGACGAGATTTATTAGGAACATTGGAAAATCACCCTCGGAGAAATGACGTACACGCAAGACTTGTGGAACTCAACCCCCAATTAGTTGAACGTGGACGCGCAACTATAGAATCTTTGGGTTTAGCCAAGCAAATTGAGTTTATCAATGGTGATGCAGCGATCGCCAATAATTATGTAGGTGCAGTACCAGCAGATATTGTGATTGCTTGCGGTGTCTTTGGCAATCTGACTGAAGCAGAACTCAATCGCTTATTAGATAATTTAAGTTTTCTGAGTAAACCTGGTGCTTTTGTTATCTGGACACGCGGACACTCTAACGGTATTCCCTATTCTGAGAATGTGCGAAAAGTTTTAAGTACGTCTGGATCTGCAGAAGTTAACTTTAAAATCACAGCTACGGGTGACATGGGTGTAGGTCTTCATCGATACTTTGGTGAAAGTTTACCCCAACCCAAAGAGCAACAATTATTTGTGTTTTCGGGCGTTCCTAGTAAAGCGAGGTAA
- a CDS encoding glutathione S-transferase family protein gives MAIQNTLSTWEELLETARKNTSARRVKRPGQSPSTAPIPSSLHKLPPNTQPPVLLYRDTNSWCPFCERVWFVLEEKEIPFATEFIDLSNKPKWYTDLVPTTLVPAAKIEGKLVYESKDILLALEEKYLSPALLPENPEENAVARQLVEEAETNGFREIAFKFLREAPADADELAKLQAEFEAKLDELEQALGKYPSPFFVSTFSLVDIMYSPHLDRLAANLPVYRGYHIKGNPRFPRINAWFDALNQRPAYHRVKSDNITNNLLLRRRWGVELIGNPLPLDAADSENIQYRAEAAERLSDNREVAIEDIIKNSGVQAIAVDGDLTTVKDAVDFHLRELADYLISGNGEILPGGRTGGKNSSVDSIFAAVGAITFAYLRNRICAPRDMSAGAATAFRAAIDKLLASVY, from the coding sequence ATGGCTATTCAAAACACATTATCTACTTGGGAAGAACTTTTAGAAACTGCTAGAAAAAATACCTCTGCACGTAGAGTAAAAAGACCAGGACAATCACCTTCTACTGCACCAATACCCAGCAGTTTACATAAACTTCCTCCAAACACTCAACCTCCAGTCTTACTGTACCGAGATACTAATTCTTGGTGTCCTTTTTGTGAACGAGTTTGGTTTGTATTGGAAGAAAAAGAAATTCCCTTTGCAACGGAGTTTATTGATTTAAGCAATAAACCCAAGTGGTATACAGATTTGGTTCCTACAACTCTTGTACCAGCTGCCAAGATAGAAGGGAAATTGGTGTATGAATCTAAAGATATTCTCTTGGCTTTAGAAGAAAAGTATCTTAGTCCTGCATTATTGCCGGAGAATCCAGAGGAAAATGCTGTTGCTAGACAGTTAGTTGAAGAGGCTGAGACTAACGGATTTAGAGAGATTGCGTTTAAATTTCTCAGAGAAGCACCCGCCGATGCTGATGAGTTAGCAAAGTTACAAGCAGAATTTGAAGCGAAGTTAGATGAACTTGAGCAAGCTTTAGGGAAATATCCAAGCCCCTTCTTTGTCAGTACATTTAGCTTGGTAGACATTATGTATAGCCCCCATCTCGATAGATTGGCGGCTAATTTACCTGTGTATCGGGGATATCACATCAAAGGAAATCCGCGCTTTCCTCGAATTAACGCTTGGTTTGATGCACTAAATCAACGTCCTGCTTATCATCGGGTGAAGTCGGATAATATTACCAACAATTTACTATTGCGTCGGAGATGGGGTGTAGAACTGATTGGTAATCCCTTACCTTTAGATGCAGCAGATAGCGAGAATATTCAATATCGCGCGGAAGCAGCTGAGAGATTGAGCGATAATCGAGAAGTTGCGATCGAAGATATTATCAAAAATTCTGGAGTCCAAGCAATAGCAGTAGATGGTGATTTGACCACAGTTAAAGACGCGGTTGATTTTCACCTGCGGGAACTCGCTGATTATCTCATTTCTGGTAATGGCGAAATTTTACCGGGTGGTCGAACTGGTGGTAAAAATAGCAGTGTTGATTCTATCTTCGCTGCTGTGGGGGCGATTACTTTTGCATATCTAAGAAATCGCATCTGTGCGCCGCGTGACATGAGTGCTGGTGCAGCAACGGCGTTTCGTGCGGCGATAGATAAGTTGTTGGCTTCTGTTTATTAA
- a CDS encoding isopenicillin N synthase family oxygenase: protein MIISHVQVPIIDISALVSQTSKSYSGIAEQIRQACQDYGFFYIVGHGVDEQLQKQLENLSQQFFSQDEETKLQIRMSLGGKAWRGYFPVGNELTSGKPDLKEGIYFGTELEENHPLVKDGKPMHGSNLFPSNIPQFRETVLEYMHSMTQLGHTLMAGIALSLGLEESYFADSYTKDPLILFRIFNYPPNSSSQSQWGVGEHTDYGVLTILKQDNIGGLQIKSKSGWIDAPPIPNSFVCNIGDMLDLMTQGLYRSTPHRVRNLSTSNRLSFPFFFDPNFNVEVKPIELKDVVVNDDKSDRWDKTSVHEFSGTYGDYLLKKVSKVFPELHQTVL from the coding sequence ATGATCATCTCACACGTTCAAGTTCCCATAATTGATATTAGTGCGCTGGTTTCCCAAACTAGCAAATCTTATTCTGGAATTGCAGAACAAATTAGACAAGCGTGTCAAGATTACGGTTTCTTCTATATTGTCGGACATGGAGTTGATGAACAATTACAAAAACAATTAGAAAACCTCAGCCAACAGTTTTTCTCACAGGATGAAGAAACTAAGCTGCAAATTCGTATGTCTCTTGGTGGTAAAGCATGGCGAGGTTATTTCCCTGTAGGGAATGAATTGACATCAGGGAAACCAGACTTAAAAGAAGGTATTTATTTCGGTACAGAACTAGAAGAAAATCATCCACTGGTGAAAGATGGTAAACCAATGCACGGTAGCAACCTATTTCCATCAAATATTCCGCAATTTAGAGAAACAGTGCTGGAATATATGCACTCAATGACTCAACTCGGACATACGCTAATGGCCGGAATTGCTTTGAGTTTAGGATTAGAAGAATCTTACTTTGCAGACAGTTATACAAAAGACCCATTGATATTATTTCGGATTTTTAATTATCCTCCTAATTCATCATCTCAATCTCAATGGGGCGTTGGCGAACATACAGATTACGGAGTATTAACTATTCTCAAGCAAGATAATATCGGTGGGTTACAAATCAAATCAAAGTCTGGTTGGATAGATGCACCTCCTATTCCTAATTCCTTTGTGTGCAACATTGGCGATATGCTCGATCTCATGACACAAGGACTGTATCGCTCAACACCTCACCGCGTTCGGAATTTATCAACAAGTAATCGCCTGTCATTTCCATTTTTCTTCGATCCCAACTTTAATGTTGAAGTCAAACCCATTGAACTCAAAGACGTAGTAGTGAATGATGATAAAAGCGATCGCTGGGATAAAACTAGTGTCCACGAATTTAGCGGCACATACGGCGATTATCTGTTAAAAAAAGTCTCCAAAGTCTTCCCAGAACTACACCAAACAGTACTTTAA
- a CDS encoding NADP(H)-dependent aldo-keto reductase: protein MQYNQLGHSDLKVSEICLGTMTYGRQNTIEEAHQQLDYAISKGINFIDAAEMYPVPPSAETYGFTESYIGEWLKHQQREQLIIATKIAGPGRGFKWLRDGAKAIDRDNIKQAVDDSLKRLQTDYIDLYQIHWPDRYVPRFGQTVFDPSQLKEIVPIVEQLEVFADVIKAGKIRYIGLSNETPWGVVQFSQAAKQFDLPKVVSIQNAYNLLNRVFDGALAEAVYYENVPLLSYSPLGFGYLTGKYLNGKPEKARVTLFENFGQRYLKPNVNKAVAAYVEIAKNHQLSPAQLAIAFVRSRWFVASTIIGATTLEQLKENIDSINVVLDQEILAEIDAVHTQYPNPAP from the coding sequence ATGCAGTATAACCAATTAGGACATAGTGACTTAAAAGTTTCTGAAATTTGCCTTGGCACAATGACTTATGGACGGCAAAATACTATAGAGGAAGCCCACCAGCAGCTAGATTACGCCATCAGCAAAGGAATTAACTTCATTGATGCGGCTGAGATGTACCCAGTACCGCCCAGTGCTGAAACCTATGGCTTCACCGAAAGTTATATTGGAGAATGGTTAAAGCATCAACAGCGAGAACAACTCATAATTGCTACTAAAATTGCCGGGCCAGGACGCGGTTTTAAATGGTTGCGTGATGGAGCAAAAGCAATTGACAGAGACAATATCAAGCAAGCGGTAGATGATAGTCTCAAAAGATTACAAACAGATTATATCGATTTATATCAAATCCATTGGCCTGACCGCTATGTTCCTCGTTTTGGACAAACAGTGTTTGACCCCTCTCAATTAAAGGAAATAGTTCCTATTGTGGAACAGCTAGAAGTTTTCGCTGATGTTATCAAAGCCGGTAAAATTCGCTATATTGGCTTAAGTAATGAGACTCCTTGGGGAGTTGTCCAATTTAGTCAAGCAGCTAAACAATTTGATTTACCAAAAGTTGTCTCTATTCAAAACGCCTATAATTTACTCAATCGAGTTTTTGATGGCGCACTTGCAGAAGCAGTTTATTACGAAAACGTTCCTTTACTCTCTTATAGTCCTTTAGGATTTGGTTATTTAACTGGTAAATATCTCAACGGTAAACCAGAAAAAGCAAGAGTTACTTTGTTTGAAAACTTTGGTCAGCGATATTTAAAGCCAAATGTCAATAAAGCAGTTGCGGCTTATGTGGAAATAGCCAAAAATCATCAACTAAGTCCTGCACAATTAGCTATTGCATTTGTGCGGAGTCGTTGGTTTGTTGCGAGTACAATTATTGGTGCTACTACACTAGAACAACTAAAAGAAAATATAGATAGCATCAATGTAGTTCTCGACCAAGAAATTCTGGCAGAAATAGACGCAGTTCACACTCAATATCCAAATCCAGCACCCTAA
- a CDS encoding aryl-sulfate sulfotransferase, whose amino-acid sequence MTIATALVDQNTIRRRGTGLRAYNPDKVYKGYTLFTPLTGNGEVYLLNLEGEVIHQWNLPYPPGLYGYLLPNGNLFYNGKTPEIPPRFPLWGAFKGGVVLEVDPKGNIIWEYKHPDHHHDGRRLRNGNTILLAIEKIPQSLIPHIKGGVAGTEADGDIYADVLYEVTPGGEIVWTWHAYEHLDSDVFTITPQDQRHEWTHGNTVGELADGNIIVSFRNISTVAIIDRNTGEIIWTLGDDILAQQHFPNELANGNILIFDNGAYRRHTALNFSRVIEVSRQTKEIVWEYTDNPPQNFFSSYISGAQRLPNGNTLITEGAYGRIFEVTVSGEIV is encoded by the coding sequence ATGACGATCGCAACAGCATTAGTAGACCAAAATACTATCCGTCGCCGTGGTACTGGTTTAAGAGCTTACAACCCAGACAAAGTATATAAGGGTTATACACTTTTCACACCGCTTACAGGTAATGGAGAAGTCTATCTTCTCAACCTGGAAGGAGAAGTTATTCATCAATGGAATTTACCCTATCCTCCTGGTTTATATGGTTATCTCTTACCTAACGGAAACCTTTTTTATAACGGTAAAACGCCAGAAATTCCGCCGCGTTTTCCTTTGTGGGGTGCTTTTAAAGGTGGCGTTGTCTTAGAGGTAGATCCCAAGGGAAATATTATCTGGGAGTACAAACATCCAGATCATCATCACGATGGACGCAGACTCCGCAACGGAAACACAATTTTATTAGCCATTGAAAAGATCCCTCAGTCTTTGATTCCCCATATCAAAGGCGGTGTAGCGGGAACAGAAGCAGACGGTGACATCTATGCGGATGTGCTTTACGAAGTTACTCCTGGGGGTGAAATTGTTTGGACTTGGCACGCCTACGAACACCTAGACTCAGATGTTTTTACAATCACACCTCAAGACCAACGACACGAATGGACTCATGGTAATACTGTAGGCGAACTCGCTGACGGCAACATTATAGTCAGCTTTCGTAACATCTCTACTGTTGCAATTATCGATCGCAACACAGGAGAAATTATCTGGACACTTGGAGATGACATCCTAGCACAGCAGCATTTTCCTAACGAATTAGCTAATGGCAATATCCTGATTTTTGACAATGGCGCATATCGCCGTCATACTGCGCTGAATTTCTCGCGTGTGATAGAAGTTAGTCGTCAAACTAAAGAGATTGTTTGGGAATACACTGACAACCCGCCTCAAAACTTTTTCAGTTCTTATATATCAGGCGCACAGCGTTTACCTAACGGCAACACTTTAATTACAGAAGGTGCTTATGGTCGCATATTTGAGGTGACAGTTTCAGGCGAGATTGTGTGA
- a CDS encoding transposase, producing MKAIGHDEDIRREMSDAEIITTAMIEAMFFGGNHSKACSYMKDHNLIPGMLEKSRFNRRLHKVSMLMNDLFHHMGTALKEISEDTEYLLDSFPVPICDNIRIFNAKLIHSEEYRGYIASKKRYFYGVRVQLLTTKTGIPVEFVFMPASATDIRGLSALPLNLMPGSQVYADSAYLDYTVEDDLIETSQI from the coding sequence TTGAAGGCGATTGGACATGATGAGGATATTCGTCGTGAAATGAGTGATGCAGAAATTATCACCACGGCAATGATAGAGGCAATGTTTTTTGGTGGGAATCATAGCAAGGCTTGCAGCTATATGAAAGACCATAACTTGATACCAGGAATGTTAGAAAAATCACGATTTAACCGGCGATTACACAAGGTATCGATGTTGATGAACGATTTATTTCATCACATGGGAACAGCACTAAAAGAAATTAGTGAAGATACGGAATATCTTTTAGACTCGTTCCCCGTACCAATATGTGATAATATTCGTATCTTTAATGCGAAGTTAATTCACTCGGAAGAATATCGGGGTTATATCGCATCCAAGAAACGTTATTTTTATGGAGTGAGAGTACAGTTATTGACTACCAAAACAGGTATTCCTGTCGAATTTGTGTTCATGCCAGCTAGCGCAACAGATATACGGGGATTGAGTGCTTTACCCTTGAATTTAATGCCTGGGAGTCAAGTTTACGCCGATTCTGCCTATCTTGATTACACTGTGGAAGATGACTTAATTGAAACTAGTCAAATCTAG
- a CDS encoding aliphatic sulfonate ABC transporter substrate-binding protein, protein MSRYIQDFKNKFKSRLNLRITRRHALFAFGYSLVLSTSLLSCSPANNNQQQATSSKSNVGSSNKVVRIVRSKQLTALAVLEQKGILAERLKPLGYRVEWPEFAAGPQQLEALNAGALDIASTAESPPIFSQAAGAPLVYLAANSNDGRAVSLLVPKNSSIQSVKDLKGKKVTFQKASIGHYLLVRALEKAGLKLSDVESVYLPPPDANVAFSQGKVDAWFIWEPFVTRNVQNQTGRVLVDGGNGLRDTNNFYSTNRKFYQENPEVIKIFLEELHKAQVWSKNHPKEIAQLLAQATQLDSATLEIMHNKYDFALVPITEKIINKQQEVADKWYSLGLIPKKVNVRDGFLTPEQYVEITPQEVLAKN, encoded by the coding sequence ATGAGTCGATACATACAAGATTTTAAAAATAAATTTAAATCTAGACTAAACCTACGCATCACTCGTCGTCACGCCTTATTTGCTTTTGGCTATAGCTTAGTCTTGTCTACATCACTGTTGAGTTGCAGTCCTGCAAATAATAATCAGCAACAAGCAACTTCATCTAAATCGAATGTAGGTAGTAGTAATAAAGTAGTCAGAATCGTTCGTTCTAAACAACTGACAGCCCTCGCCGTTTTAGAACAAAAAGGCATTTTAGCAGAAAGACTAAAACCTCTAGGTTACAGAGTAGAATGGCCAGAATTTGCTGCTGGGCCTCAACAATTAGAAGCGTTAAATGCAGGCGCACTGGATATTGCTTCTACAGCTGAGTCACCTCCTATTTTTTCGCAAGCTGCTGGTGCGCCTTTGGTATATTTAGCTGCTAATTCTAATGATGGTAGGGCAGTTTCTCTGTTAGTGCCAAAAAACTCTTCTATTCAAAGTGTTAAAGATTTAAAAGGTAAAAAGGTAACTTTTCAAAAAGCATCTATTGGTCACTACCTTTTAGTCAGAGCTTTAGAAAAAGCCGGACTAAAACTTAGTGATGTAGAATCTGTTTATTTGCCACCTCCAGATGCAAATGTGGCATTTAGCCAAGGTAAAGTAGATGCTTGGTTTATCTGGGAACCATTTGTTACAAGAAATGTTCAAAATCAAACTGGGCGTGTTTTGGTAGATGGTGGTAACGGCTTGCGAGATACTAACAATTTTTATTCTACAAATCGCAAGTTTTATCAAGAAAACCCAGAAGTGATCAAAATTTTTCTTGAAGAACTGCATAAGGCACAAGTTTGGTCAAAAAACCATCCTAAAGAAATTGCTCAATTACTAGCCCAAGCTACTCAACTTGATTCAGCTACTTTAGAAATCATGCACAATAAATATGATTTTGCGCTAGTACCGATTACAGAGAAAATTATTAATAAACAACAGGAAGTCGCTGATAAGTGGTATAGCTTAGGACTAATACCGAAGAAGGTAAATGTCAGAGATGGTTTTCTCACTCCAGAACAGTATGTGGAAATTACTCCTCAAGAAGTGCTGGCTAAAAATTAA
- the dndD gene encoding DNA sulfur modification protein DndD — protein sequence MIFLELVLQNFGPYSGRQVINLDPRNEENPRPILLLGGMNGGGKTTLMDAIRLALYGQRAQCSTRGNLSYGDFLNQCVNSKATPSEKTRIELLFEHIEDDKPVRYRIVRTWEKNPKDGKDALGILGDDDTWPVDYLVNIWDDYIENLLPLGISNLFLFDGEQVKELAEQETPPQIVIEAIRGLLGLELADKLAVDLDVLVNRKRREMADTKDLANLEEIEQRLGEQQENYQTTEEKLASIKNQVEALETIQREALDKFVSDGGKIAAERSQLEEKHKEKTTAVETIRQSLCELAADILPLALIPNLLSQVQAQGTNEFRTQQVQLARDVLLERDKRLLNWLNQLTIAADKVDKIQSFLAEDVDNLYASSLQTEAPWLLADEESLSQLDNVRYHLQNACNLAKQHLGKLKNLQEEIITLERQMQTAAEPEAYQKLREAVETAQNKVIQAKANYETTRQKLAALTEAIEITKKELNDYTDKNIKHKNREHIITSATKVQETLKLFREKLTLRKLNKLEEEVKNCFLYLLHKSDLVFRIAIDTKTFALSLFDFEGKQVPKHRLSAGEKQLLAIAFLWGLAKVSGLRLPVAIDTPLGRLDSSHRKNLVERYFPAASHQVILLSTDTEIGKKEVETLRNNEAIAREYLLKYNSATRQTTVIENKYFF from the coding sequence ATGATATTTCTCGAACTCGTATTACAAAATTTTGGCCCTTACTCTGGGAGACAAGTAATCAACCTTGACCCAAGAAATGAGGAAAATCCTCGCCCGATTCTTTTATTAGGTGGGATGAATGGTGGTGGAAAAACTACGCTGATGGATGCGATTCGGCTGGCTTTATATGGACAACGCGCCCAATGTTCTACTCGCGGTAATTTGAGCTATGGTGATTTTTTAAATCAATGTGTCAATAGTAAAGCGACACCATCTGAAAAGACACGAATTGAGCTACTCTTTGAACATATTGAAGACGATAAGCCAGTCAGATATCGGATTGTGAGAACTTGGGAAAAAAATCCTAAAGATGGTAAAGATGCTTTAGGAATTTTAGGTGATGATGATACTTGGCCAGTTGATTATTTGGTAAATATTTGGGATGATTATATAGAAAATTTACTTCCTTTAGGGATTTCTAATTTATTTTTATTTGATGGTGAACAAGTTAAAGAATTAGCAGAACAAGAAACACCGCCACAAATTGTTATTGAAGCTATTCGCGGACTATTAGGGCTAGAATTGGCAGATAAATTAGCAGTTGATTTAGATGTTTTAGTCAACCGTAAACGCAGAGAAATGGCTGATACAAAAGATTTGGCTAACCTAGAAGAAATTGAACAAAGGTTAGGAGAGCAACAAGAAAATTATCAAACGACAGAAGAAAAATTAGCTAGTATTAAAAATCAAGTTGAAGCATTAGAAACTATCCAACGGGAAGCTTTAGATAAATTTGTATCTGATGGTGGTAAAATCGCCGCCGAACGTAGTCAGTTAGAAGAGAAACACAAGGAAAAAACTACTGCTGTAGAAACAATTAGACAATCGTTGTGTGAGTTAGCTGCTGATATTTTACCTTTAGCTTTAATTCCTAATTTATTGAGTCAGGTACAAGCACAGGGAACAAATGAATTTCGTACTCAACAAGTGCAACTTGCTAGAGATGTTTTGCTTGAGCGAGATAAACGGTTACTTAATTGGCTAAATCAGTTAACTATTGCTGCTGATAAAGTTGATAAAATTCAATCTTTTTTAGCCGAAGATGTCGATAATTTATATGCAAGTTCACTCCAAACTGAAGCACCTTGGTTATTAGCTGATGAAGAAAGCTTGAGCCAGTTAGATAATGTGAGATATCATTTACAAAATGCTTGTAATCTAGCAAAACAACATTTGGGTAAGCTGAAAAATCTGCAAGAAGAAATTATTACTTTAGAAAGACAAATGCAGACAGCCGCAGAACCAGAAGCTTATCAAAAGCTACGTGAAGCTGTCGAAACAGCACAGAATAAAGTTATACAAGCTAAAGCAAATTACGAAACGACTCGACAAAAATTAGCAGCGTTAACAGAGGCGATTGAAATAACGAAAAAAGAATTAAATGATTATACTGACAAAAATATAAAACATAAAAATAGAGAACATATCATTACCTCAGCTACTAAAGTTCAAGAAACACTTAAGCTTTTTCGAGAAAAATTAACGCTGAGGAAGCTAAATAAATTAGAGGAGGAAGTGAAGAACTGTTTCCTTTATTTACTGCACAAATCAGACTTAGTATTTCGCATTGCTATTGATACTAAAACCTTCGCCTTATCTCTGTTTGATTTTGAGGGTAAACAAGTTCCTAAACATCGACTTTCGGCAGGGGAAAAACAACTACTGGCGATCGCCTTTCTTTGGGGATTAGCCAAAGTCTCCGGTCTGCGCTTACCCGTAGCTATTGACACACCCCTCGGCAGACTCGACTCCTCCCACCGCAAAAACCTAGTAGAAAGATACTTCCCCGCCGCCAGCCATCAAGTAATTCTGCTCTCTACTGATACCGAAATTGGTAAAAAAGAAGTCGAAACTCTGCGGAATAATGAAGCGATCGCTCGTGAATATCTTTTAAAATATAATTCCGCAACCCGCCAAACCACAGTGATAGAAAACAAGTATTTTTTCTAA